TTGTTCGGCCTCTAGTTGTTTGCTTGGATTTTGTTGGGCCtcttggatgtccgtgtcttgcTCTGTTATTGGGCGTTGTTATCCTGCCTGACGCACACTGAGATGTTTGCATCCACATCAATGCACCCCTGTTCCTtctatacgtgtgtgtgtgcttgtatttctgttttattgtttttcatttgttcgatttttgccattttaatttGGTGGTCATTTCATGTTTCAGTTGATGTCTGGTCTGTTGGCTGCATCATGGCTGAAATGGTCAGAGGTAGTGTGTTGTTTCCCGGCACAGACCGTATCCTTACCTGCTCGTCTTTACTGTCCcattctgagtgtgtgtgtgtgtgtgtgtgtgtgtttggttggttggtttttATTTCACTTACTTTACCCTTGATATGTGTTTTGCCATTGATGTGCAAGACCTGATAAAAAGAAGGttaatacatttcatatttgtgatagaaagtaaacaaaaacaaacaaaagtatttGTTTTCTTGCACATGAAAGTGTCAGGAGTTTTATTCAGACACATGGTCAACACAGACCATAGTAAAAATCCCTCagtttgttctgtgtgtgtgtgtgtgcagctctaAGCAGCATTGttttatgcatttcttttaattttaagcagagtagagagagcgagagaaaaaaaaagatcatttataattctaaatattacaCAACACCCATAACTGCTTAATTATGCatacatatatttcatataatattttttccataatatttatttatatattttaggttacatttttatgtatattttctcccgaataaattatataatttattctacCACCATATTTTGAAGGTTTatttgcctatatatatatatagagaaaacagttattttgaattttaatatttcacaatatttcagtttttatgatcaatgtagccttgatgagcagaaattACTTCAtccaaaacaacaaaagcaagtttaaataaatacaaatgtcaaatatatacacatttactatatttaaatgattaataacataaaaatttagatatttcacacacgcacacacaagttatgtgtacatatatgcacgcactcacacacatttgtgttaatataacattttcactTTCAGTGAGGACTAAAAAAGACTTTACACGTCACACCAGATCAGGGAAATGTTACATGCTACATTCATTGTTAACTTAATTAAATAGGTAGACTGCTCAACTAAGTGAAACAGTATATGTATGTGACTTGGCAGTCAGGTAAGAGACTGCGTAGTTTTCCTTAGCTTGTGATCTGAAGACATCGACCAGTGGAACAAGGTGATCGAGCAGCTGGGCACGCCGTCTCAGGAGTTCATGCTGAAGCTCAACCAGTCCGTGAGGACGTATGTGGAGAACCGGCCCCGCTACGCTGGATACAGCTTTGAGAAGCTCTTCCCAGACGTGCTCTTCCCTGCAGACTCCGACCACAACAAACTGAAGGGTGAGGGATACTTCTGTAACATTTCGACCTGCTGTAAAACCTTGCTGTATTTTTATAGCACTCTGTTACTCtgtaaatattgatttttttttttgtagcccgCTATTAGAAACGGAGagttctgattggatgagccacgTTCAAAGATGCCATAATCAGATACATGCTTGttgcaaatattgttttatttataattgtgatttatttattaaaaatggtaCCTATCAGGTATCCAAAAATGTTCGATACTGATACAGTGACTTCgataacaatacttttttttttcgatACCAGTTTTCTTAAATTAGTTTTAACAAGATTACAATACACactacctcaaaaaaaaaaaaaaaaacacttctgtgTTTAGTTCTGtacataaacaaaatattatataatattatataatgtatatgattTTCATAAGATTCTgcctatattttttaaagatcttTAACAGTGTTAAAATGACTGTAATCCATGACTCGTTGCTTTATTTAAAGGTGCCTTTAATCCACGATTCTGCTTTGCTGAAGTCTGTTTCAGTTTGGCTTCTCCAGACGCACATTGTTGTTTGTTTCCCTTCGTTAAACTCTCATCAAGTCGCAGTAATCCAAGAACAGCATGATTGTCCATGGCGAATTTCCTCTCAGTTCAGTTtctgatttaaatgcaattattttgcAGCGAGTCAAGCACGAGACTTGTTATCCAAAATGCTGGTAATCGATGCGTCTAAACGAATCTCGGTGGACGAGGCCCTCCAGCACCCCTACATCAACGTGTGGTACGACCCGTCAGAAGTGGAAGCGGTGAGTGCTTCAGCGTTCATTATCTGTGCTGCTTGACTTCAGAGTCCAGATGGGAGCGTGCGCAGCGAGAACTCTCCAGAGAGAAGGACTGATGGTGCACCTGATGTCTTGTTTTCTTTCCTTTGTTGACGTAACTGATTGACATTCATCTGCTCTGTTTCAGCCGCCACCGGCGATCACGGATAAACAGCTAGATGAGAGAGAACACACAGTGGAAGAGTGGAAAGGtctgctttttttgtttaaatccttgatttaaatacaattataatatttagTATCTGATAACTTAGttatgaacaaaattaattagCTAATTACATTAATTGACTAGTTTTATATCAAGCTAAttgtatatatttcaatatatatgtgtgtgtgtgtgtgtgtgtgtgtatgtatatataggtgtatatatatatatcatgtgtgtttgtgtgtatatgtatgtgtgtgtatatatatatatatatatatatatatatatatatatatgtatatatatacatgtatatatatgtatatatatatatatatatatatgtatatatgtgtatatatatatatatgtatatatatatatatgtatatatatatatatatgtgtatatatatatatatatgtgtatatatatatatatatgtgtgtatatatatatatatatatatatatatatatatatatatatatatatatatatatatatatatatatatatatatatatatatatataaaaattgttaatggcaattttttaaatagtttaaatcaaattaatttgcTCAAGCTGAaagtatatattacaatatatttattatttcaagaaattaaaaaatgtatttttcaattatttaatacatttatgaattaaataattataatttatttttacatttattgaatcaaagtaattaattttaaatctaacagtgtatataacttttttttttcaggaaatttaacaaataaaatcattttttcaattcaaaatgTATCTAAAGTATTTAATAATGCCTATTTTTAGAATCCgttgaattaaattattttttatatcaagtTAATTATATTAAGCACAACTTTTATTAAAGGAAATTCAACAAAGAAGaaatttttttagttaatttaataaaattgatttattaaattacattttgagaaTGCCaatttttgcattacattaaataaaattgtttggATCTTGTTGGACACAAAGTGAAATAAGATTGTCACAGCATCAATGCAAAAAGATGTAATTATGAATGTAATTTTAGCTCTTCTGTATCTGTTCCCTGAGCAGAGCTGATATATAAGGAAGTGCTGGACTTGGAGGAACGGACGAAAAATGGTGTTATCCGAGGTCAACCGGCCTCGCTAGGTTAGTTTCCTCTTTGATTTATGAAACCATCTCTGTGTTAGGCTTTTCACACAACATTAACCCCCAGGGTGTTTTAAAGCACAGGTTAAGGGCCGCTTTAAACCCAGGGTTACATTATATTCAGTTTTAAAGTCAGAAGAGTTTTCACATGCCTTATGTTAAAACAGTTAAATGTCAAGCAAATTCATTCTTGCTTAGAAAGTGGTTCATACAATGTCGAATCAACCTTATTGACTGTAAATATTCAGTTTATGAAAATCAAAAGCAACATTACTAAGACATATGTTttgaatgatgtttatttttCTCACCTGATGTTTTCTTTTTCCTTATTTGAAGCATAACACTTCATGACACTGTGGACCATGGCATTttattaaaaagattaaattGTGAGGCAGGCATTTGTGATGCTGCTTTCGATTGGTTTGAGTCTTATCTATCAAATAGGAACATATCTGTTGAAATTGGAGAATTTTCATCATCCCCTATGCCAATCACCTGTGTGGTGACACACGGTTCGATTCTGGGTccagttttattttctctttatatGCTTCCATTGAACTGAAGttcaacaaacaaataatttcagTGATCAGGGCCAGCTTTTTCCAGCTAAAGCGAATACGAAAGTTAAAGCTCCTCCTCCCCTTTCAGGATTTAGAGACTGTAATTCACACTTTTATTTCCTCAGACTTAATTTATTGCAATGTTTTGTATGCTGGAATTAGTCAGTCATCACTAGGGATCAACGGATATGGATTTTTTTAGTGCTGATGcagatactgatttttttccaTCAGCCTTAGCCGATGACCGATACGGGCTGCTCATTTTCTTGAGACAATATTTCGAGCCAGTACTGCTTTTCTTAATCAATTTACATCATAAAAATGACACAATGATACCAAATGTTACAAGTTCAATATAAAAAAGGAACATTTATTGAACTTAGTATGGATGGGTGTACTGCCATATAGTTAACTGTGCAAGGGCAAATACTtgaagaataaatatttttttccttttattcttGCCAATTTTTATGAATAACCAATAAAATGGCTAAAGTGAAAGGAGTCTCTTCAAATAAAGAGTTTGTTGTTTACACTACTCCAGTAGGTGGCATAAATCGactgtttttttcatttaatcatttatttaagaAGACTCAAGAGATTCATAAAAACGAAAAACTGTGAATCATCCATTAATTAAACAGGAATTTAAGAATGACACTGAATTAATTTTAAACGTGtttgaattaatgattcaaattagtatatattttttcaaaacaaaaacgaCTTTAAACCAAATAGATTCTCAGTCTGAACCTCATGCGCATTGCAACCGCATCGCCTCTTTTATGAGCATGTGTCCAAACCTCAGCCAGCTGGTCACTGAATAAAACTCCTACAAACACCACGGAAACATGTCGGCAACTCTGCTTATTTAATCCTATCACCAGTGTTCGTAACAGCGGCCATATTCATATGTATAGCCTATAACTTATCTATTTGAAGCTCGTTAAATACAATGGCAAGCAGTTTTACACACAAGACATTCGGCATATGCGTTTTCCATTTTGAACCACAAACTTTCTTAGCTATAGCACGCACATACAGAGCAACGTGTTTCCACTTTCAAAGTCTATGGCAATATTTCAGCTAAGTCGAACAGTTAAACAATGCTTTGAAAGTTTAAAACTTACCAGATCAGGCTTCTTCCGCTCTTCAGCAACACAGAACTAATAAAGAACTGTAAATAATgccgaaaaaaaaataaaaatcggtGAACGCAGCATCCACCTGTCGCCCGATGCCGATACACGTAAAACCCTCAAAAAAcggcccgatatatcggtcgatccCTTGTCATCACTCTCACTTTTACAGATATTCCAAAAGGCTGCTGCTTGTTTCTTGACTGGgacaaaaaagagagaacatATTTCACCTATACAGGCCTCTCTCCATTGGCTTCCTGTGAAACAAACAATTGATTTCAAGGTTTTAACATGTGTTTAAAGCTCTACATGGACTTGCCCCAAACTATATATCAGAACTTCGGAGTTTCGATTCTCCTTAGAGATCACTCATATCTTCAGTCCAGCTGTTTTTAAATGCCCCGGAATTTGTTGAAAACAAAAGGCAATAGGTCTTTTCCCCTCTATGCTCCATAACTTTTGAACACACTACCCTTAACTATCAGAGCTTCTCCTACATTAAGCCTTTTTAAAGTATCAATTTAAACTTtatatattgcagccatttgctaaaatcacaACACAGCACTCCATACTGACagaaaaaacacagaattgttgacatttttgcacatttattaaaaaatgtaaaactgaaatatcacatgggactaagtattcagaccctttgctcagtatttagtagaagcacacTTTTGATTTAATACAGCCATgtgtctttttgggaaagatgcaaccagtttttcacacctggatttggggatcctctgccattcctccttgcagattctctccagttctgtcaggttggatggtaaacgttggtggaagCCATTTTCAAGTCTCTCCAGacatgctcaattgggtttaagtcagggctctggctgggccattcaagaacagctAAAACACCCCCtcagcatgatgctgccaccaccatgcttcacctTTGGGTCTGTATTGGAcgggtgatgagcagtgcctggttttctccacacataccgctcagaattaaggccaaaaagttctctcttggtctcatcagaccagagaatccttcaggtgatttttagcaaactccatgggggctttcatgtgtcttgcactgaggagaggcttccgtcgggtcactctgccataaagccccgactggtggagggctgcagtgatggctGACTTTCTACAACTTCCTCCGACCTCCCGAATgaatctctggagctcagccacagtgatctttgggttcttctctacctctctcaccaaggctcttctcccccgatagctcagttcGGCCGGGcagccagctctaggaagggttctggtcatcccaaacGTCTCCCATTTAAgcattatggaggccactgtgcttttaggaaccttaagtgcagcagacaTTTTTTGTAACCTTGGTCAGATCTGTATCTTgccacaattttgtctctgagctcttcaggcagttccactcctgattctcatttgctcagacatgcactgtgagctgtaaggtcttatatagacaggtgtgtggctttcctaatcaagtccaatcagttttatcaaacacagctggactcaaattaacatgtagaaccatctcaaggatgatcagagttaaatatgagtgtcacagcaaagggtctgaatacttacgaccatgtgatatttcagtttttgttttttaataaatctgcaaaaatgtcaacaattttgTGTTTTTCTATCAATATGGGTTGCTGTGTGTAcatttgaggaaaaaaagaacttaaatgagttaagcaaatggctgcaatataacaaaaagtgaaaaatttaagggtgTCTGAATACCTTCCGTACCCACTGTAGATAACAATtgtttaaattatctttttatgaTTGGACTGAATACCATCCAGCCCTGTTATATTCGTGTGCACTTGCTCTGCTTGTGAAGCACTTTGGTCGACATTCTTGTTGTTTTATTgtgctaaatacataaatttggCCTTGACCTTGTCCTTAAATATAATTTGAGGAAACCAAATGCCTTCTTACCCAGTCTTCTGAAGTAAACGGATGCTGTAAAGAGGTTGCAGTATTTTTATGCGTTTCATCAGTTACCTGGCTGATAAACGTGGTTTCTGTTTCTCATAGCACAGGTGCAGCAGTAAGCAATGACTCCCACGAGCCCTCGACGTCCTCGTCCTCCACAAACGACGTCTCGTCCATGTCCACTGACCCCACCCTGACCTCGGACACAGACAGCAGTCAGGAGGCGCCCGCAGGACCGCTGGGCTGCTGCAGATgactgtcctcctcctccccactTCCACCCATCACACCTATCTCCTGTCTTTCTTTCTCAAACTCACACCTTCTTTTGAATTGACAAAGTGTGAGAGGTAAGAGTTTTTGAGGGCATCTTCAGAGCTCTTACTCCAAACCAGCATTTCTTTGATTGCTTTAGTTTTTTGCATCTGATTGAAGCTACTTCTCCGGCATCTTGCCATTTGGATGTGGAATGATTTGAGTTTACTTGTAAAGATGAATGGggaatatatttttgagatgttttattttattttttagtgttacggcacatcaatttttttttttttggggatgaATGAGTGTTTCTTCACTGTTACTGCTGTTTTGGAGTCAGCGGTGTGTAAAATCAGAGTGTGTTCGGCGGCAGAGTTGGTTTTTAATATGACATGTGTATTTAACCACGATTTTAGATGGACGAGAAACACTTTTTAAAGTGCTTTAAGGGTCTGTAAGCTACTCTTTTCTCTTTCTAATGTCATTGCACGACTGACTTCACGTAGTATGCTCTCTGTAAAAACATGTTTGGGTTTTCAAACGTCACCGTAGGTAATCTAGTCTGTACATATTTCAACTTGAAACAAAGTAACCCACAGCTTTCAGCACACTTCAACACTGTACAGCCTGATGTAAAGGTTTCATTATATGATATGGAACTGAAATTGGGTATTTGGCCCATGCATATGAAACGCTTCTGAATCCAAGGGCCCTGTTTTGATCGATCGGATCATGAGTAGACGAGTGGTTCACACCTGGTGTTTTTATCCCACTCTTCTGTCCACTTTTGACCACTTCTGTTCTTTTGAGTGGAGGGTCTATGGGCCACTGTATGTGGGACTTTTCCGATTTTTTgatctaatattgtgaaataagctTATTTACATATGAGCCCAACACCTTTTTTTGGAAGCTATTTTTAAAACGTT
This portion of the Carassius gibelio isolate Cgi1373 ecotype wild population from Czech Republic chromosome A12, carGib1.2-hapl.c, whole genome shotgun sequence genome encodes:
- the mapk8b gene encoding mitogen-activated protein kinase 8 isoform X1, giving the protein MNRNKREKEYYSLDVGDSTFTVLKRYQNLRPIGSGAQGIVCSAYDHVLERNVAIKKLSRPFQNQTHAKRAYRELVLMKCVNHKNIIGLLNVFTPQKTLEEFQDVYLVMELMDANLCQVIQMELDHERLSYLLYQMLCGIKHLHAAGIIHRDLKPSNIVVKSDCTLKILDFGLARTAATGLLMTPYVVTRYYRAPEVILGMGYQANVDVWSVGCIMAEMVRGSVLFPGTDHIDQWNKVIEQLGTPSQEFMLKLNQSVRTYVENRPRYAGYSFEKLFPDVLFPADSDHNKLKASQARDLLSKMLVIDASKRISVDEALQHPYINVWYDPSEVEAPPPAITDKQLDEREHTVEEWKELIYKEVLDLEERTKNGVIRGQPASLGAAVSNDSHEPSTSSSSTNDVSSMSTDPTLTSDTDSSQEAPAGPLGCCR